The following coding sequences lie in one Nitrospiraceae bacterium genomic window:
- a CDS encoding response regulator, whose amino-acid sequence FVDDEAAVREMARAVLERLNFQSLIATDGADGLMQATEYRAELRAIVTDLHMPHMDGLVFVRALRRMLPDIPVVVASGRMEEAMAAEFQSLGVVNRLDKPFTEFQLAEALRTLLAPQ is encoded by the coding sequence TGTTCGTGGATGATGAGGCTGCCGTGCGTGAGATGGCGCGTGCCGTCCTTGAGCGATTGAACTTTCAATCGTTGATTGCCACGGATGGGGCGGACGGCTTGATGCAGGCCACCGAATATCGGGCTGAGTTGCGGGCGATCGTCACGGATTTGCATATGCCACACATGGACGGATTGGTCTTTGTTCGCGCACTCCGGCGGATGTTACCGGATATTCCGGTTGTGGTGGCCAGCGGGAGGATGGAGGAGGCCATGGCCGCAGAATTTCAGTCCTTAGGGGTGGTGAACCGCCTGGACAAACCCTTCACCGAATTCCAACTCGCCGAAGCCTTGAGGACGCTCCTGGCGCCTCAATGA